The Chordicoccus furentiruminis DNA window CCCGCTTTTGCGTTGCGAAGTGGATTCCATCACCCATGAGATCATTCTTTCTTTTTTGGGCCGGGTGCAGTTGGAGGTTGTTTCCGCTTTGCTGTCGGAAAAATACAAGCTTGAAACAGTGGTAAAGGAACCCTCCGTCATTTATATGGAGCGGCCGCTCAAAGCAGCCAGCCACACCATCCATATCGAGGTGCCGCCCAACCCGTTTTGGGCATCCATAGGACTGTCTGTTACACCACTCTCGCTTGGCTCCGGTGTACAATACGAGAGCCGGGTTTCGCTGGGATACTTGAACCAGAGTTTTCAAAACGCTGTCAGGGATGGTATCCGTTACGGGCTGGAGCAGGGCTTGTTCGGCTGGAACGTAACGGACTGTAAGATTTGCTTTGAATACGGGCTTTATTACAGTCCGGTCAGCACGCCGGCGGACTTCCGCTCATTGGCCCCGATTGTATTGGAACAGGCATTGAAGGAATCGGGGACGCAGCTGCTGGAACCTTATCTCTCCTTCATCCTCTATGCGCCCCAGGAATACCTTTCCAGGGCTTATCATGATGCACCGAAATACTGTGCCACCATCGAAACGGCCCAGGTAAAAAAGGATGAAGTTGTCTTTACTGGCGAGATTCCCGCCCGCTGTATACAGGCATACCGTACTGATCTGGCCTTTTACACCAACGGGCGGAGCGTATGCCTTACAGAGCTGAAAGGATATCAGGCCGCTGTCGGTCAGCCGGTCATCCAGCCCCGCCGTCCAAACAGCCGCCTGGACAAGGTGCGCCATATGTTTCAGAAGGTAATGTAAAGATACATAATCGTCAAGACGGCAACAATCAGAAGTTATGGAGGGTAACAATGGAATATAGTAAGGAAGATTTAATGGAAGCAAAAAAGCAAATTTGGGGAGTGGGAGAGAACATGGGAACAGAGGAAAGTAAAAAAATCTGGGAGGAGAACGCACAATTTTGGGATAATGCAATGGGTGACGAATCTAATGAATTTCACAGAGAGGTAGTGCGTCCCAAAGTAACGGAACTTCTATCTCCTAATCCTGCGGATTACATTTTGGATATTGCGTGTGGCAATGGAAATTATTCTTCGTATCTTGCACAAAGAGGCGCTTCGGTTGTCGCTTTTGATTACAGCAAAAAAATGATAGAATTGGCTAAAAGACGGCAATCACAATAGATCAGCCATATCAGAAGCTGCTTACCGATATATCTCAAATATCATGCCGTGATGGTAAATTATATATATCGCCGATAATGGATTGCTTCAATGGAGAGATAATTTCTCTGGTAATGCGAAGCAATATGCGCAAGGAACTGTGTATTGATACATTCAATGCCGCGGCTAAAAGGTTTCCGCTAAACGGAGCAATTCTGCATAGTGATCGAGGAAGCCAGTACACAAGCGAAGCATTTCGCGAGAAGCTCAGTAACGCGGGTGTTCTTCAGAGTCTCAGCGGTGTAAATCACTGTTTTGATAACGCCAGAATGGAAAGCTTCTTTGCAACCCTTAAAAAGGAACTCCTGTATAGGATTCCAACATACAAGATGAAGATGGATGAAGTTAAAGCAATCATCTTCAGGTATGTCTTTGTCTACTACAATCGGATAAGGATATACACTTCAAATCCGGATGGCCTTCCGCCGGCAGCTTACAGAAGACATCTGGAACAACCGTTAGCTGAAGCTGCATAATTTTGTGGGTTTAAACACTGCACAAATATTGACAATTCCACGGGCTTGTTTCACAAAACAACCCACTGATTCGTAAAGGAGAATGTAACTTCATGTTTGCTAAAAATTCAAAGGCATATTCTGTCTACCTGCTGTTCCGATTTGTCTGTTCCCTGGCGGTTTCTATGTCCACAGTGCTTTCCATCGTGTACCACCTGGAGGTGGTGCAGCTGGATGCTTTCCAGCTTGTCCTGGTAGGGACGGTTCTGGAGACCTCCTGCTTTCTGTTCGAGATACCCACCGGTGTGGTGGCGGATTTGTATAGCCGTCGGCGCTCGGTGCTGATTGGAATGTTCCTCTACGGCCTGGGCTTTCTGATGGAGGGTGCGCTACCGTGGTTCGCGCCGGTTCTGCTGGCCCAGGTTGTCTGGGGTTGCGGTGATACCTTCATCACCGGCGCTCTGGAGGCGTGGATTGCCTCGGAGGAAGAGGACAAACCCATAGACAAGGTGTTCCTGCGGGGCAGTCAAATGGGGCAAATCGGCGGCGTTCTGGGCGTGGTGCTGGGCACACTGCTGGGAAACATAAACCTGCAAATGCCTGTCATCTTGGGGGGCAGTTTGTGCTTGTTGTTGGGGCTGGTGATGGTTCGCATCATGCCAGAAACCAACTTCTCCCCTGCTATTGAGGAACGGCAGGGCTTGCTTAAAGACTTTGTCTGCCTGTTCAAGCTCAACCTGGGCTTTGTGAAAGGCGCACCTGTGTTGCTGGCGCTCTTAGCAATCACACTATGCGGGGGACTTGCCAGTGAAGGCTTTGACCGGCTCTCCACCGCTCATTTTCTGGATGACACGGTAATACCCGTTATCGGGCCGCTGAACAGCGTCACTTGGTTCGGTGTTATCAGTCTTATCGGCAGAGGCTTAGGTATTCTGGCTTCTCAGTTGCTCATCGCCCGCATGGAGAAAAAAGGGACTGTCAGCCGAACCAGTGTGGTCATGTCCACCAGCGCCGGGTATATCCTGTTCCTGGTTCTCTTCGCGGTGGGGCGGAGCTTTTGGTTCATGTTGTTGGTGTTCCTGCTGGCGGGGCTTATGCGCACCATCAAGGAGCCTGTGCTGGCCGCCTGGATGAACGACCATGTGGATGAGAAAATGCGCGCCACAGTCTTTTCCACCAGCGGACAGCTGGACTCTTTCGGGCAGATCATCGGCGGGCCTATTGTGGGGCTGGTAGCCCAGCAGGTGTCCATACCCTGGGGGCTGGTCTGTACCGCTTTCCTGCTGTTGCCCGCGCTGTTCTTAGTGCCGGTGGCGGGAAAGAAGCGGGATTGATATGGCATAGTTAAGTTTACTGACGAGCGGGAGATTACTTCCGCTCGTCTTCATTTAGTAGCGCAAAATTTGAGGACTCTTTATTTCCTTATTCGGTATAGCGGAGGCGGCTGTCAATTCGACATAATTTTCTTGTGATACTTTACCGTACATGAGCATTTGCACCAGGGTTGTCGTTTCCGTAACCTTCCAGCAGGTTGATAACGCCCCATACGCCAAGACCAGCACCAAGGGCAATCACGAGGGTCTGCAACACATTGATCGCTTCATTGAAAAATTCCATAAATAATTGTTAGCCGGAATCGTTTTGATAAAGTTTTAGTCGTTCATAGGCATACAAAAGCCGGACAATCCGCCGCCCGGTTTCCGGGGGGTGATTCCGGCTGTCCTCCTTTTTTCATTGTTTTTTGGTGACTGTCCGCCTTGTACGCCAATGGCCCCAAAAGGGCAGTTGCGGCGAATAGATAAGACCACTCCTTTCATAGCGGAACAGATTTAAGCGCCCTGAGTATCTACTTCGTACACGTCGCAGACCTCATTGGGCTTGAGTTTCAGCCGGGTGGACAGGAACGCTTCAATGTCAAAAGTGTTCTTGTCGCTTGCGTCGGCTGTGTATTTGAAATTGGGGTGCTTGGTGATGTCGTACTTATCCGAAAGGAAAGGACGCACACCGCGCAGCTGGAGGATGCACTTGCCGCCGTCCATAACGGCAAGTTCGTCCTGACTCATCAGCTCTTTCCCCAATTTTTGATAGTTGAACGAGTGGGAAGTTTCCCGCCCACGGCTCTCTCCGGTGTTGTAGGTGTCAATGGTTTCCTTGCCCAGCACGGCGGCCAACTCCTTGAGGGTAGTCGGCTCCTTGCCGCCCAGGAAAATGGAGGTATCCATATTGCCGATGATGGTATCGGCGTTGTCCTTGTAGATGGCTTTCAGCTGGCTTTGCGCCTGCAAGACCAGACAGGCGGAGATCTCACGGCTTCGGATGGTGGCCACCAGCTTTTCCAGTTTGGGAATCTGGCCGATGTTGGCGCACTCGTCGATAAGGCAGCGCACATGGACCGGCAGCCGCCCGCCGTACACATCGTCGGCTTTTTCGCAGAGCAGATTGAACAGCTGGGTGTAGCACATAGAAATCAGAAAGTTAAAGGAATCGTCCGTATCGCTCATAATGAGGAACAGGGCAGTTTTCCGATCTCCCAGAGTGTCCAGCTCCAGCTCATCGTAGGAAGTGACCTCCCGAAGCTCGGCAATATCGAACACGGCAAGGCGCGCACCGCAGGAAATCAGGATTGATTTTGCAGTTTTGCCAGCCGCCAGCTTTGACGAGTTTTCCTCTCTGTTGCTGCAGGAGCCTGCTAATAAAAAGTCAAGCAGTAAATAAAGAAAATCGTGGAGGGTGAAAATGGGCATAAGAAACCTGGCCGTATTCATTCAGACGGCCTCAGATCTGCACTATGGATAGCATTAACTCAGTCCTCTGAATCAGAGGCAGGAAGATTACGGATGCACTCCTTTACTTTACCGTAGTAGACGCGGAGGAACTTGTTCGCACCAGCGGTCATATATACGAGATATGGTTTCCCCTCGGCTTTCTTCTTGAACAGGAACCGGCTGACCGGATCGTCATCGCGGGGACCGAGCTGGAGCATCGCCTCCATGACCTGGAACAATGATTTCCGAAGGCGTGCAGAGCCGCATTTCGATGCGTGACCACTCTTGTGAACGACCTCACCGGAATCGTTTTTTCCGGGATCCACGCCGGCGTAAGCCGTCAATGCTTCCCGATGGTTGAATCGGCTGATGTCTCCGATCTCGGCCATGATCTGCGGGCCGAGGCTCGGACCTACGCCATACATGGAACGGACGGTCTGATACTCCGGGAGCGAGGATGCGAGTTCATCCATCTTCCGGCGGAGTTCTTCGACATGCTTTGACATAAGGTTCAGCTGTGCGATGCTGTCCCTGATCATCTCTTTGTAGACCGGATCCTTTGGAACAGTCGGAACCAGCTCCTTTGCCTGAGCGTAAAGCTTTTCCGGACGGGCAGGCTGGTAATCATAGCCGTGATGTTTACAGAAGCTTTGGTAACGTTCCGCGAACACCTTCGGGCCGGAATCCAGGACACAGTCCACATGCCAGAAGGAATCGGCATAGTCGACCCATTTCTCGCTCCCATCAGGGCGCACAGGGCTTGTAAAGAGCTTATTTACGCCAGGATAGGTCATGTCAAGAAGGGCGATCAGGTTGGTCTTGGCAGCCGTTTT harbors:
- the tet(40) gene encoding tetracycline efflux MFS transporter Tet(40), with translation MFAKNSKAYSVYLLFRFVCSLAVSMSTVLSIVYHLEVVQLDAFQLVLVGTVLETSCFLFEIPTGVVADLYSRRRSVLIGMFLYGLGFLMEGALPWFAPVLLAQVVWGCGDTFITGALEAWIASEEEDKPIDKVFLRGSQMGQIGGVLGVVLGTLLGNINLQMPVILGGSLCLLLGLVMVRIMPETNFSPAIEERQGLLKDFVCLFKLNLGFVKGAPVLLALLAITLCGGLASEGFDRLSTAHFLDDTVIPVIGPLNSVTWFGVISLIGRGLGILASQLLIARMEKKGTVSRTSVVMSTSAGYILFLVLFAVGRSFWFMLLVFLLAGLMRTIKEPVLAAWMNDHVDEKMRATVFSTSGQLDSFGQIIGGPIVGLVAQQVSIPWGLVCTAFLLLPALFLVPVAGKKRD
- a CDS encoding Maff2 family mobile element protein; this encodes MEFFNEAINVLQTLVIALGAGLGVWGVINLLEGYGNDNPGANAHVR
- a CDS encoding IS110 family RNA-guided transposase; protein product: MLNAVGIDVSKGRSTVAVLQPGGVVIHKPFDVSHKSSDLRDLARYLGSLNGETRVVMESTGRYHEPIRNALSKAGLFVSTVNPHLIRNYGNNTLRKVKTDPADAKKIARYTLDNWASLHEYSVMDTARTELKTLNSQFAFFMKQKTAAKTNLIALLDMTYPGVNKLFTSPVRPDGSEKWVDYADSFWHVDCVLDSGPKVFAERYQSFCKHHGYDYQPARPEKLYAQAKELVPTVPKDPVYKEMIRDSIAQLNLMSKHVEELRRKMDELASSLPEYQTVRSMYGVGPSLGPQIMAEIGDISRFNHREALTAYAGVDPGKNDSGEVVHKSGHASKCGSARLRKSLFQVMEAMLQLGPRDDDPVSRFLFKKKAEGKPYLVYMTAGANKFLRVYYGKVKECIRNLPASDSED
- a CDS encoding DDE-type integrase/transposase/recombinase: MSCRDGKLYISPIMDCFNGEIISLVMRSNMRKELCIDTFNAAAKRFPLNGAILHSDRGSQYTSEAFREKLSNAGVLQSLSGVNHCFDNARMESFFATLKKELLYRIPTYKMKMDEVKAIIFRYVFVYYNRIRIYTSNPDGLPPAAYRRHLEQPLAEAA